A single Hippocampus zosterae strain Florida chromosome 17, ASM2543408v3, whole genome shotgun sequence DNA region contains:
- the kpnb1 gene encoding importin subunit beta-1 produces MELITILEKTISPDRNELEAAQKFLEQAAIENLPTFLVELSKVLANPGNTQVARVAAGLQVKNSLTSKDPDVKAQYQQRWLAVDANARCQIKNYVLQTLGTETYRPSSASQCVAGIACAEIPVHQWPELIPQLVTNVTGPTSTEHMKESTLEAIGYICQDIDPEQLQENANQILTAIIQGMRKEEPSNNVKLAATNALLNSLEFTKANFDKETERHVIMQVVCEATQCPDTRVRVAALQNLVKIMSLYYQYMEAYMGPALFAITIEAMKSEIDEVALQGIEFWSNVCDEEMDLAIEASEASEQGRPPEHTSKFYAKGALQYLVPILTQTLIKQDENDDDDDWNPCKAAGVCLILLSTCCEDDVVPHILPFIKEHIKHPDWRYRDASVMAFGSILEGPEPNQLKPLVIQAMPTLIELMKDPGVVVRDTTAWTVGRICELLPEAVINEVYLAPLLQCLIEGLGAEPRVATNVCWAFSSLAEAAYEATDAAEDQEEPSTYCLSSSFELIVQKLLETTDRPDGHQNNLRSAAYEALMEIVKNSAKDCYPAVQKTTLVIMERLQQVLQMESHIQSTSDRIQFNDLQSLLCATLQNVLRKVQHQDALQISDVVMASLLRMFQSTAGSGGVQQEALMAVSPLVEVLGVEFQKYMEAFKPFLTIGLKNYADYQVCLATVGLVSDLCRSLSSNILIYCDEIMQLLLENLGNENVHRSVKPQILSVFGDIAMAIGGEFKKYLEIVLDTLQQASQAQVDKTDYDMVDYLNGLREGCLEAYTGIIQGLKGDQENVHPDVMLVQPRVEFILSFIHHIAEDDDHSDAVVANAAGLIGDLCTAFGKDVMKLVEARPLINDLLTEGRRSKTSRTKTLATWATKQLRKLKSQA; encoded by the exons ATGGAGCTCATCACAATCCTCGAGAAAACCATCTCTCCAG ATCGGAATGAGCTGGAGGCGGCGCAGAAGTTTCTGGAGCAGGCGGCCATAGAAAACCTG CCAACCTTCCTGGTGGAGTTATCCAAAGTGTTGGCCAACCCGGGCAACACGCAGGTGGCGCGTGTGGCGGCGGGCCTCCAGGTGAAGAACTCTCTCACCTCCAAAGACCCGGATGTCAAAGCTCAGTACCAGCAACGATGGCTGGCCGTGGACGCAAACGCTCGCTGCCAGATCAAAAACTAC GTTCTGCAGACGTTGGGCACAGAGACGTACCGGCCGAGTTCGGCGTCGCAGTGCGTAGCCGGCATCGCCTGCGCCGAGATTCCCGTCCACCAGTGGCCCGAGCTCATCCCGCAGCTGGTGACCAACGTGACAGGCCCGACCAGCACCGAGCACATGAAGGAGTCCACCCTCGAGGCCATCGGCTACATCTGCCAGGACATT gaTCCCGAGCAGCTTCAGGAAAATGCCAACCAGATCCTGACAGCCATCATCCAGGGCATGAGGAAGGAAGAGCCCAGCAACAACGTCAAACTGGCTGCCACCAACGCCCTCCTCAACTCCCTGGAGTTCACCAAAGCCAACTTCGACAAGGAG ACAGAGAGGCACGTCATCATGCAAGTGGTGTGCGAGGCCACGCAGTGTCCAGACACCCGA GTGCGGGTGGCGGCCCTTCAGAACTTGGTCAAGATCATGTCGTTGTACTACCAGTACATGGAGGCCTACATGGGCCCGGCGCTGTTTGCG ATCACCATCGAGGCCATGAAGAGCGAGATCGACGAGGTGGCGCTGCAGGGCATCGAGTTCTGGTCCAACGTGTGTGACGAGGAGATGGACCTCGCCATTGAGGCGTCTGAG GCGTCGGAGCAGGGCCGCCCTCCAGAGCACACCAGTAAGTTTTACGCGAAGGGGGCGCTGCAGTACCTGGTCCCCATCCTGACGCAGACCCTCATCAAGCAG GACGagaacgacgacgacgatgactgGAACCCGTGCAAGGCGGCGGGCGTTTGCCTGATACTGCTGTCGACTTGCTGCGAGGACGACGTGGTGCCGCACATCCTGCCCTTCATCAAAGAGCACATTAAACACCCCGACTGGCGCTACCGCGACGCTTCCGTCATGGCCTTCGGCTCCATCCTGGAAGGACCCGAGCCCAACCAGCTCAAGCCGCTTGTCATCCAG GCGATGCCGACGCTGATCGAGCTGATGAAGGACCCCGGCGTGGTGGTGAGGGACACCACAGCGTGGACGGTGGGCCGCATCTGCGAGCTGCTACCCGAGGCGGTCATCAACGAAGTCTACCTAGCGCCGCTGCTGCAGTGCCTCATCGAGGGCCTGGGCGCCGAGCCGCGGGTGGCCACCAACGTGTGCTGG GCCTTCTCGTCTCTGGCCGAGGCGGCGTACGAGGCCACGGATGCGGCCGAGGACCAGGAGGAGCCCAGCACGTACTGCCTGTCGTCCTCCTTTGAGCTCATCGTCCAGAAGCTGCTGGAGACGACGGACAG ACCCGACGGCCATCAGAACAACCTGCGCTCGGCCGCCTACGAGGCGCTGATGGAGATCGTCAAGAACAGCGCCAAGGATTGTTACCCCGCTGTGCAGAAGACCACACTGGTCATCATGGAGAGGCTGCAGCAGGTCTTGCAGATGGAG TCGCACATTCAGAGCACTTCCGACAGAATCCAGTTCAACGATCTTCAGTCGCTGCTGTGCGCCACACTTCAG AATGTTTTGCGTAAGGTGCAGCATCAGGACGCCCTTCAGATCTCGGACGTGGTGATGGCCTCGCTGCTCCGGATGTTCCAGAGCACGGCCGGTTCCGGAGGCGTCCAGCAGGAGGCGCTCATGGCAGTCTCCCCTTTAGTTGAAG TTTTGGGAGTCGAATTCCAGAAGTACATGGAGGCCTTCAAGCCTTTCCTCACCATCGGTCTCAAGAATTACGCCGACTATCAG gtgTGCCTGGCCACGGTGGGTTTGGTGAGCGACCTGTGCCGATCGCTGTCGTCCAACATCCTGATCTACTGCGATGAGATCATGCAGCTCCTCCTGGAGAACCTCGGA AACGAGAACGTCCATCGATCAGTGAAGCCACAGATTCTGTCTGTGTTTGGCGATATTGCCATGGCCATTGGAGGAGAGTTCAAGAAGTACCTGGAGATCGTGTTGGACACACTGCAGCAGGCTTCGCAGGCCCAAGTGGACAAG ACGGATTACGACATGGTGGACTACCTGAACGGTCTGCGCGAGGGCTGCCTGGAGGCGTACACGGGCATCATTCAGGGCCTGAAGGGTGACCAGGAGAACGTCCACC CGGATGTGATGCTGGTGCAGCCTCGGGTGGAGTTCATCCTGTCCTTCATCCATCACATCGCAGAGGACGACGACCACTCTGACGCGGTCGTCGCCAACGCTGCCGGGCTCATCGG CGACCTGTGCACGGCCTTTGGCAAAGACGTAATGAAGCTGGTGGAAGCTCGTCCGCTCATCAACGACCTGCTCACGGAAGGACGGCGCTCCAAAACCAGCCGGACCAAAACGTTGGCCACCTGGGCCACCAAGCAGTTGCGCAAGCTCAAGAGCCAAGCCTG a